In Tenebrio molitor chromosome 1, icTenMoli1.1, whole genome shotgun sequence, the sequence gtcaaggtcaaataattcaatattgtggcggtgtgatttttagttcaaaaatgctttagctgtgtatgtcaccaatacgggctgataaagtaaccaagtcattcgtagactgtcgaggttatgttattcgctgtcagcaaagaaacagtcatttttcaaatattgttattaaactttttggaggataacaataggtaataatacatctattttgttatcatttgcactaaaaatagtgtcagttgTTAATCGGCATGATAGGattaggtactatggcggacaataaatttaggccggcctgtcattagcttgacatcaaaatgtgaagctggcattatgttcaactaaccccattttcgatttttgtcattcttgtcatcgtgacagcgataatcaaaattaaaattgggaaaagaagcgtgcaccagagagaagtgctactacaaatcagttatggtaatgcgtcatgatctgtaagttacgaaaagagcgaaggaaacgccaaacagcttgaaaaccttcagtttgagaaactgacacatcagtcataatgacaataaatggtagcttgcattgacttttttgaaatgtcagaaatttgccggcctaaatttattgtccgccatagtacatacaATAGGTATAATACCTAACTCCTACCTATtggtgttgtatttttctgcttgcgttgttgattaagtgaaaaaacccTTAATGACTACATTTACTTAACCTTCTGCGATTAACATGATGAGTGATGAGGAACCAGAATAAGTTATAGAAAATGAACCCAATAGGAAATTGTATgaagtttctttcattggaagcgatggaagtaaggaatgcatctaaatgatggaacaaatttggcaataaaatttaatttattcagagACACTTGTACGTTTTGATTGTGGTTGTGACGTTTCAAGaatgtattgttacaattgcataccacaaaagaaaggtgtattttgatttttaatgatttttttctaatttaagttttttcgatgtatacatattacctttaaaataacgttgtattgttaaaactgctcaataaaggtcgtaaatagattataatcatgttaatacatacaatacattaaatattaaaggattctaactaattaattttcgaactgaagctattttttcttgagtccgaattagcttgcgggtttcgtcacattacgtcagttgtggaaggttaacgtaatttaaaaattaaccttttttcttttcgccacggtaaaatcacccaggaatagaattttattaaaaagtctgtgactttatttcacacgtctaactaacattcaaaattaaagacgtcaaatcgctctatcacgaataaaacacgataatgtaaaaattactaggaaaggagGCGCAGGCTTGCAACGTGATAACAATTTGGCAGgaaaaatccaacgtgaatggactttaggaTGGAAACCAACTTTTCTAAAACAGTTGTacgtaaaaaattcaacgaTGTGTTTTCCATGTAAAAAATGTCAGTTGTAAACTTTGTACAATTACTGTGGGATGAAGCATATTGagattcatttttaattttataattcaaatattgggtgattcaaaatgattgtggataagtatggcaactatgtacgaaaatttatgtcgcaactgtgtgggtagcatatacagcgtgatcaacaatgactgagtctgttggcaatgaaacaattgaaaatactagtgatttttgtctagtaattggcactgaccacgcactggccggattttttaacttgagatgacattaaaaacattcttggttatgcaggttatgtttatactattacaaaaattaaccttcgttggtaaattttaaatttgccaaatttcattgttaccaacagactcagtcattcttgatcactccgtagttgacatttctttgacagttcatagtcgcgcaattttcaaaattgtcaaatcagaATACAATGAtataaaaagaaacaaatgcatgcttatgaaatgtcatacatagttgtcattcattttgaatcacccaatatgtaatttgttttaaatcgTTTCAGAAACAAAGAcctaatatgtacatataattATAGGTAAAACATTCGTTAGTATTAATGCGtcacatttttcaaatcttAGACGGTCTGCTTATAGACGCCTTTGTTCAGCTTAATCACAAAAGAGAATAATTTAGCGGTAGCTGGTGAACTTGGTGGCCACATGAAAAGAACGTAACTCTGCATTTCCACTTACTTTTAAACTCTGGAATCCGATGCCCACCAGGAAGTTGGCGATCCAGTTGACTAAAACCGCAATTGACATGGCAGCCGGTCGAGGTCCTTGCGAGAAGAGTTCGGCGGTGATCATCCAGGGTATCGAGCCGGGCCCCACGGCGAAGAACACGACGAATCCCAACGTCGAAACCACAGACAGATACGACATCCAGTCTATCATCTCCTGCACGTATCCAAAAAACTCCTATCAGGCAGTAGTAAGGGTGTTCTTTCCCGACAGGGAGGAGTGACCGCGATAGATAAAATCATAATATTGGAGCACGGTTAAGTGGTGTCCAGCTACTCACAAAACGGGACCTGTCCGGATCTTGTTGCAAAGCAAACCGAATAAGTCCCGGTCCGAGTGTACACATGCATTGTGTTTCGAGTGTGTATATAGTCTCGGCGTGCGGGTGACAATGGTGTAGGTTATAGGCAAGGTATTTACAGCGTCCCTCCTCCACCATGTCAGGAAAGTCGTCACACACAGACAGGGCGAGGCATAAGAAGCGGGTGAGATGTGGAAGCAAGCGCAGGAAACCGCCACTGAAAGGATAACAGGACTGTCGCGTCGTGAAACGGGTGTGGGCTACAAAACGTTTTACAAGAACCCTTTCACGACCCTAATCCTAAAGAAATCGCTTCCTCCGGGACACACCTGGATCTACTGTGGCTTTATGTGCGCCCGAAGAAAGCGTATCAGTCATTACCGCGGGCGCAGCCCGAGGAAGTCTCAATAAATGATCTACACCTTATACTTGTCGGCGAAATTCTCAAAAATGACCAAATCTGCTTTGATCGCTGTTGAGAAAGACCTCGACACGGCACAACACTAACTTCaattaacaaaagaaaaacttttAAAGTTTCAAAGCACTTTTAAGCCTCGCTAAAAATACAACTCGCAATACACGCGTGTATATAATCTGCACGAATTCGTAAAGTCATTATTTTTGCATCTGTTTTCTGCCCTCATTCCACCCTCtgtcattaaaaaacaatacaccgacgaaaatatttttcacgacgagtttattatttatttccgagaTGTAGGTGGCGCCACCACGAGTGGCAGTTTTTGAGAGCGAAAAACTAGCGGCGAGTTTTATGCAAGAAAGCACATAACATTTTCcgtaaaacaattaattatgaGAACGAATTAATTCGGAAAATAACcgagaaaatgtaaagaacttcattaaactgaTGCCTTTTCATTCGTTAAGTTATAATAAAAGTCGCCTTTAATGGAagcaaacaaaataaaaaagtttataGGCGTATCATTGTATGAgaactaaaaaatgtttaattcaattgttttttatgGAAATGAAGTTCAAAAAAGAAATGGAACtcgttaaattaaaattcgcGGAAGAATAATTACTCGTATAAAACTAAGTACATTGGAtgaaaaggttttaaatgAATAAGCAAATGCGAGGTGTTGCAAACAAAAGAATAAACATGCGGGGACTCTTTTCACAATTTATTGTCGCTAAAATTGCATTCTTTAGTAATTTGGAGTGGCTGTGCGTTCCTGGTAAACTAAAGAATACAATTTGTGCACCGACAAAATTCGTgccaataaataatttacgttATTTTTACATTCGCATTTCCATTTTCGGATGTGTTTTTAGATAtattgaaaaaacataaaCTCCTGACCATTTTACAGATATGCTGACTCGATATCCTCGAGCCTGGAAAATCTGGATATAAagaatatgtaaatttttatgcCGCTCACATATCTCTTATAATGTGGCAAAAACATCTCCATCTtgaataaatcatttagtGGCACCCCAGCACCTAGTGCCGGTTTATACAAACCGAGAAAATAAGAAATCATCTTGTGTTTTTTCTGGTCACTTTTTGCAGAGATCATTTCTTATTTAATGATTGTTTAGCAAGACTCCTGTGCGCTCCACTGAATAAATCACAACACTTCAAAACTACCGAAGCAACTGCCTTTTGCGAGATGACTCTTTTGAGACAGAGCGAAACAACGACAAGAGGCAGCATTTCGATCATTTCCACCATCACCGTTCGATTGCCAGCACCGAGGAAAGGTGCAACAGTGCCAACGAACCAACCTTTATCAAAAATGAGATGGTGATGAATATCGAAAAGATGAACATGCCACCGAGGCCGTAAAGGTGCAACGTCCGCCTGCCGGTTCGATCCATCAGGGGAATGGAGACCACGGTCATCACCACCATAATGGCGCCGATGCCCATGGTGGCGAACTTGGCGTGCTCTTCGGACAGCCCCGAACTGACGAACAAACTGGTCGAATAGTAGAACACCTGGAACAGGTTGTCGGTTTTAATCCGTACGATTTGCTCGTCCGTCGGCCGATATTTACCGCATTGATGCCCGACAGCTGCTGCGAGAGCTGCATGACAACGCCGATGATCAAGGGCGCCCTCAGAGTCGGCGAACAAATCAACTCCATCATGCTGATCGAGGCCTCGGCTTGTTGGGCCCGCTCTTCCGCTCGCATCTCCTCGATGTCCTCTTCGACCTGGTTGCTCGCCCTCAACCTTCGCAGTGCCTTCCGCGCTTCTTCCTCCCACTGCTTGGTGATGAGCAAGTAGCGCGGGCTTTCCGGACAAATTGGAAGAAGTATTAACTGAAGGAAGGCAGGACATATGGCTAAGCCAAGCAGTACAGGCCAACCGTCGTTGGTACCGAGGATTTGTTCGATACCCAGCACTTGTGATAACAGAAGACCCACCGTTACCGCTAATTGGTTCACCGTCCCGAGACCACCGCGTAAATTTAAAGGAGCTATTTCGGATATATACATAGGTACTAAGGATGTGTTCAGtcctgcaacaaaaaaatcaatcagaGAAACGATTGTTCTTTTATTGTTCTCCTCTACAAAGTGTAGGTGACGCATCGGTGACATTTTGGATGTATTCAGGACAGGGCGCGTAAAGTTCAGACAAGAACAAGAATACTCACCACAATTGACCCCTATAATAAATCTgccaaaaaatagtatttcaTATGAGTTCGCTGCTTTGGTGCCCCACATTAAGCACGCCCCACTTATTCCCAGGACGTTGTTCAGAAGCAGCCCGCCTTTCCTGGAACAGAAGCGAACTCGATTAGGAAAAGCCGCCCAACTTTGCTCCCGCTGTTCACTAAATCTTGCGCTGACTCACCTGCCGAATCTGTTGGCTACCATTCCTCCACCGAAACCACCGATCATACCTCCCAACGCAAATATGGACACAGCAATGGAGTAGAGACCCCGAGCAGAATCATCTGATAAATCTTTTTGGTATCTGGCTTTGTACGAATCTTTCATGAAATCTTCAATGTTTTGCTCTGGCGCGTTGATCACTCCTGTGTTGTATCCGAACTGCAGCATGCCCAGGACTGCCGCCAGGATCGCGTACGACAGGAAGAATGTCAAGCCCTGCAACAAAATCAATCACTAAAAGGTACACGTTCCACATTCGCGATGATTCAATTTATCTTCAAGAAATAAAATCATGTGTCGGGGAGTCCCAACAGGACGGgcataattttcatttctttcttACTTTTCAAGTGGAATAACAAGtcagatttttgtaaaacgtGCACTTGGCATCGTGAATGTAGTTACAAACTGATGGTAGATACACACACTTGTTCGTtacgatattttttaataaattatatgtataagtaataaattgtaaatatgtataaattataatgataaaataataataaagaaaatggcAATAATCTATTAATATTCTTTCACACGCCgagttttaaataatttgtcagaATGTTTTACAACTGCCGTTTTTCGTACTACGCAAGAATTGGAAACAACTggacaaaaaaggaaaatactTTAATATctgcaatattttaattaatcttggttctattattattttgtagtggaaaattgtttattatcaCACAAGTTTGATAAGATGTTATATGCCACAAAGGTACAAGTGCAACAATatgtcttataaaacgagtataatacacatatttttcagttttgcATTTATTATGTATAGTCGCggtcagaaaaaaataagatAAGTTGAAAAACCAAGTTAGcttttttctataaaatttagttgcttaacttcggctTTATAATTATGACtgatttgtcaaaaactgaaTTATCGaatcgaattaaaaaaaaaatctcgaaTTAACGATATTGTGAAGTGTTTGGTAATTGCGAGGACGGAAGAAGAGGGATTGTCGATCAGACAAATTGTTCAATGCTataacattaataaaaaacaattataatGTGATCGAaatatgcaacacaaaatacataataaactATAGGCGTGTCAAAACCAAATAactaccaacactgcattctacccagaAAAGCAACAGGCAACGTTGTGTACTTAGattaccatttgaaaaataaaagttgcccattgcccataaatgggtagatggtagaaaaattatacagagcaagtcacataaggcttatttctgaatttattttgtacgcaaccaaaaatactaatgacgctgaccaGACCActgataccgtttataatgagatttaatttagtaatcaacaaaggtatgtaatttgactaaaaatgtcaaaatgacgttatcCTTTTCTGATTAAtggaatcaaaattaaattcatcaactgtcattttgacatttttagccaaattacttATCttattataaacggtatcaagtggtcagcgtcactagtatttttggttgcgtacaaaataaattcagaaataagccttatgtgacttgccctgtaggTACGCTCACTTAGGTAATCAATAACAAAGTTATAGCGTGGGCCGTTTTTTtaagacagcctgtataatgaccctgtaaatattttaatagtaaccatACAAAgagtaaaatttcaaacagacttactgtcgcgagcaataaattttggtcgtcaatgtcatttcaaaatttggttagattgtcacaaattaaaaaaaaaatccctgcctgattatgcccaggtcaacaaagtgtcaaaaaaatgagaaaaaaatgacaattaatgtcatacaacatgatgataggttatgatatttacgactgttttacaatggagcattttagattgcgtcaaagaatgaccttgacgatcaaaatttattgctcgcgactgtacacttgctttcaaaacttttgCGTACAACTATTTTTCGCTGTATTAAACCAGGGTTGTAAATTAATCAACTctgacatttaaacttttgaaaagtcaaaatgcctcGACTGACAGAGCAAGACAAAGTTTTGATACTTTTCAAATTAGAACAGGGGCGGTCCATAAGAAGGGTTGTTATGTATAAATTACATAATAAGACAGGAATCTGTGTCCTGAGGGACCgaccataatttttttaaatgctgtCAATGTCATCTTTAACCCAATCTTAAAATTACCCATTCACACTgctaaaattttgcaaaatcgttgttacttgattttgaatctgTACGCGAAACTTTTGAAAGCAAACaaatgtactattccggagaCGGAATCTtggtcacaactgacatttaactgacaaatatgtctGAAcaggcctttattgaatataacccaacttttgactagataatgccatttctctgcttttttgatgtcacaagaaaaacttcaaagtgatttttaataactgtcatttattaatgacactaatgattggtttacatcattttttttttataaatgtctaaaaaatgttggccaagattccgtgtccggcaTAATACCTACatagcgaaaaaacattgccctacttttttttgtccacgACTGTcagtattaaaaaattctgcaaaaacATGTAAAGTTCATTCACATTGGATTTTCCTCATcaaggtcaaattatttaatttttgggagtgtgatttttacttcaataatattttttagaatcttgcgtctctaataggtctattattgtattcaatttggagtcgtttatggctctcttaaagcactcgtagtttaatagatttataagaaaatttttatcaatatttcagtgtattattgtcatttacaacaaaaaacttccaattttaatgttcaaactcaaCTTTTTAActtatgttgcagatgtagttgcatccgttaccttgaattaccaattaatacaaaattccctagaatttgaaaatttaatttttttatttaaaaattaaaacaagggtgcaaattctaaaaaataacagaaaaaactcgttttataagggcattggcgcactcgtcccatacaaaactcccctacgggtcgttttctacacttgggactcgtgcgccaaatcgacccttataaaactcgttctttaatatgtATACCATTAACTGCGTATGTCACCAATACGGGCTGATAAAGTAACCATATCAAGCGTAGACTGTAGAGGTTAGGTAGGTCGGGCTAGATATTTTTCAGTTCTTGGCtacatttaacatttaattaacGCAATTTTCAAGTTAGCTGTTAATAAAACGTTCTTTTTTCTTACCGCCATGGCAATATTAATCAGGAATAgagttttatgaaaaaatctaacttcatttcacacgtcaaactaacattcaaaattaaagacgtcaaatcTCTCTAACACGATAATGTGaaaattactaggaaaggagATGCCAGTTACATGACAACAATTTGACAGaaaaaatccaacgtgaatgaactttagtaacttttgcggAAATTGGATGTTGGTACCATTAACGTGACATTAACCAAACATTTGAATATCGTACAGGTCGCAAAACGTAGCTTGATACTTGGGAAATGGATGCGCAGTGAAATTGTGGAAAGTAGTGGGGAGAGACCCATTGTAAACGAAGCCGTGGGAGGATTTTCGGTCTTTCTTGCAAGTCGGATTTCTCATTCTATCTACGCATCTCAAGTATCAAGCTACGTTTTGCGACCTGTGttgaagttgcaaatttgccATCAATTTAATCAAATCAAGGCAAGAAATACTTTTTACAATGTTTGAATCCACCTCAATGTTTCAGATTCCAACAGTAATCAGTCATATTTCTGTTTCTTCTACATTTTGAAGAAATCTTTCACCTTACTCTTCACTGACCAAGATTTTTGGGGTTCAGCAAGTgtgaaaataaagaaacatGAAATGATGAATGAATAAAaagaacattttcaaaatgtaactCATCTTACATCctgtaatgaaatttttgcaaCATTCCTTCcaacattttgaaatctaaATCATATTGCCaagaaaatacatattttgttttaagtaCCGATCATACTTCTTTTTCTGTTACCTGTGAGTGTagggaaaaacaaaaatgccTTCTTGCTTTCTGAGACAGATTTGGGTGTTTACAATGGTAGGTACGAAAACATATACCTACCCTGTTTGTCCAAAGTTTTTGTAAATTGATGCATTAAACCAAGTTTCATGTGAAGTAGAGTcaacgatatttttttttgttgtactaaatttgaatctataatgtttttttaatcttaaaaTTAGATAAGCCATTCTTCTTTGTCCAATGTAAACCACCACATGTACTGCTGTACTAGCTACCATTAGGCAACTGATTAAAGACAGTAAAGTAAACAtacattgtttttttgttcgacactgtcagaatttaagaattttctcctgtgtgaactaGGGATGGGACATCGAACACAAACATCGATGCTCAATATCGGTGTTGACATCGATAGCGACCATCGATGGGTAGGAaacatcgaacaaaaaacatcgatattttgaaacatcGATGGTATTAAAAATTGGGGCGAAAATAGTCATTTGaacatattaaattaataagttgataaaaaacatgtttattcACTATTTAAAgttcaaaactaaaatatcaaaaaattaaaattaggtaGGTATCCAACTAGAATTACGAAAATTATAGATTCCAAAAACTTTTATCAATAGATagatagaaaaataataacattgaCAACAAGAAGTGTTTCACTTCTGTTCTATTCACTTTCAACTCAGGCTCAGAATCAGAGAGACTCAGAATGAAACGCAAAAGCAAATACGATGGCAGCGCCGCAGCGGAAAGTGGAAACTGATCAACCGATCCCGATCTGCCAAGTCATGGCCAAATTACACGTGGACTTCCCAGAAGGGCCATTCACGTCATTTCTTGGAAATTGTAttcctgttttgtttttttttttgtcgatgttCGATGTTTTATTACGAACATCGATAAAATATTGACGTTTGAAAAAGAATACCATCGATGTCAAAATATCGAAGATTGAACTCAAAACATCGATGTTCGGCTAACATCGATGTATATCGCCCATCCCTAGTGTGAACGGAtgttgataaatgtcacaactcgtattcaactcgttcgtgtgtaaattgggctctttatggcactcgtgggcctttaaaatgctcgtttcactcgcgttttaaactggcccaccatgccataaagagcccaatttatacacgaactcgttaaataatatactatttttcagttccgttatatttttaataattatttgaaaCCTGatagttaatttatttgaaaacaataGGTGAtaggcaaaaaatatttacatattaGGTAATAATATTTGTCTTCACATAACAGCTATAGTGAATCAAACCCTGGATTTATGTCGGCCTGTGTAATTCCAGGGTGAAATAAGCTAAGACTTTATAAATCGCAGAATATTTAAAGCCAGAAAAAAACTcgctttatttggttcaattAGACGAACTTTTGACAGTTCATGTTGATTATGTGCGTAATTAAATAGCCACGAAAGTCTTCGGTACACAGAAGCCCAATTAGCTCGGCTAAAAAGTACGAATGCTGAAATCCCTATTTAATCCAAAACACTGCAATACCGAGGACTGAATATTTCAGTTTTTAGTAATTAGTGTTGGTTTTAATCCGCTTAATAGTCTAAAGCTTTGCTATgtagtttggaaaataaaagaACGTGATTTTAAGCTCTGCTGGTTTCTTAATTGTTGGCGCAAGAAAATTagttgaaaattgaaaaaaaaatcgaatttcgTATAGAATGAAAAAAAGATTATATAGGTGAGTGTACCTAC encodes:
- the Glut1 gene encoding glucose transporter type 1 isoform X4; this encodes MRQSAGPHHRHDHQHPVVTTPAASESVDTLTTTTGSQHTVSAEVVEVEEHDLGSDAESEARETLKLTARGRPAHTPTRPRTARDETKKEIQEDDEATLRELLISLQKQVSVMSMNLTAKLDELQRGDRHLETTVALCEIRTQLQELTKSVESCQSEVSEVKRDMVAIKHELDTVQQVKEEIEELRERVDRFEERSQRRKLRLLEQGLTFFLSYAILAAVLGMLQFGYNTGVINAPEQNIEDFMKDSYKARYQKDLSDDSARGLYSIAVSIFALGGMIGGFGGGMVANRFGRKGGLLLNNVLGISGACLMWGTKAANSYEILFFGRFIIGVNCGLNTSLVPMYISEIAPLNLRGGLGTVNQLAVTVGLLLSQVLGIEQILGTNDGWPVLLGLAICPAFLQLILLPICPESPRYLLITKQWEEEARKALRRLRASNQVEEDIEEMRAEERAQQAEASISMMELICSPTLRAPLIIGVVMQLSQQLSGINAVFYYSTSLFVSSGLSEEHAKFATMGIGAIMVVMTVVSIPLMDRTGRRTLHLYGLGGMFIFSIFITISFLIKEFFGYVQEMIDWMSYLSVVSTLGFVVFFAVGPGSIPWMITAELFSQGPRPAAMSIAVLVNWIANFLVGIGFQSLKNALDNYTFLPFSVFLAIFWIFTYKKVPETKNKTFEEILALFRHGNGRASFRDSRLYGSMLNCVNALEQHLPVTEQAGLVIAEEKTQQDSYYFD
- the Glut1 gene encoding glucose transporter type 1 isoform X6 — translated: MRQSAGPHHRHDHQHPVVTTPAASESVDTLTTTTGSQHTVSAEVVEVEEHDLGSDAESEARETLKLTARGRPAHTPTRPRTARDETKKEIQEDDEATLRELLISLQKQVSVMSMNLTAKLDELQRGDRHLETTVALCEIRTQLQELTKSVESCQSEVSEVKRDMVAIKHELDTVQQVKEEIEELRERVDRFEERSQRRKLRLLEQGLTFFLSYAILAAVLGMLQFGYNTGVINAPEQNIEDFMKDSYKARYQKDLSDDSARGLYSIAVSIFALGGMIGGFGGGMVANRFGRKGGLLLNNVLGISGACLMWGTKAANSYEILFFGRFIIGVNCGLNTSLVPMYISEIAPLNLRGGLGTVNQLAVTVGLLLSQVLGIEQILGTNDGWPVLLGLAICPAFLQLILLPICPESPRYLLITKQWEEEARKALRRLRASNQVEEDIEEMRAEERAQQAEASISMMELICSPTLRAPLIIGVVMQLSQQLSGINAVFYYSTSLFVSSGLSEEHAKFATMGIGAIMVVMTVVSIPLMDRTGRRTLHLYGLGGMFIFSIFITISFLIKEFFGYVQEMIDWMSYLSVVSTLGFVVFFAVGPGSIPWMITAELFSQGPRPAAMSIAVLVNWIANFLVGIGFQSLKNALDNYTFLPFSVFLAIFWIFTYKKVPETKNKTFEEILALFRHGNGRASFRDSRLYGTIDGTSNASFDMNVKKEEPETSTEKTHL
- the Glut1 gene encoding glucose transporter type 1 isoform X8 yields the protein MRQSAGPHHRHDHQHPVVTTPAASESVDTLTTTTGSQHTVSAEVVEVEEHDLGSDAESEARETLKLTARGRPAHTPTRPRTARDETKKEIQEDDEATLRELLISLQKQVSVMSMNLTAKLDELQRGDRHLETTVALCEIRTQLQELTKSVESCQSEVSEVKRDMVAIKHELDTVQQVKEEIEELRERVDRFEERSQRRKLRLLEQGLTFFLSYAILAAVLGMLQFGYNTGVINAPEQNIEDFMKDSYKARYQKDLSDDSARGLYSIAVSIFALGGMIGGFGGGMVANRFGRKGGLLLNNVLGISGACLMWGTKAANSYEILFFGRFIIGVNCGLNTSLVPMYISEIAPLNLRGGLGTVNQLAVTVGLLLSQVLGIEQILGTNDGWPVLLGLAICPAFLQLILLPICPESPRYLLITKQWEEEARKALRRLRASNQVEEDIEEMRAEERAQQAEASISMMELICSPTLRAPLIIGVVMQLSQQLSGINAVFYYSTSLFVSSGLSEEHAKFATMGIGAIMVVMTVVSIPLMDRTGRRTLHLYGLGGMFIFSIFITISFLIKEFFGYVQEMIDWMSYLSVVSTLGFVVFFAVGPGSIPWMITAELFSQGPRPAAMSIAVLVNWIANFLVGIGFQSLKNALDNYTFLPFSVFLAIFWIFTYKKVPETKNKTFEEILALFRHGNGSTIDGTSNASFDMNVKKEEPETSTEKTHL
- the Glut1 gene encoding glucose transporter type 1 isoform X5, translated to MCRFVLIRRRQPTSCIVLLIGVTWTPCMSKNGEHLACDLSLSVLTRLQKQVSVMSMNLTAKLDELQRGDRHLETTVALCEIRTQLQELTKSVESCQSEVSEVKRDMVAIKHELDTVQQVKEEIEELRERVDRFEERSQRRKLRLLEQGLTFFLSYAILAAVLGMLQFGYNTGVINAPEQNIEDFMKDSYKARYQKDLSDDSARGLYSIAVSIFALGGMIGGFGGGMVANRFGRKGGLLLNNVLGISGACLMWGTKAANSYEILFFGRFIIGVNCGLNTSLVPMYISEIAPLNLRGGLGTVNQLAVTVGLLLSQVLGIEQILGTNDGWPVLLGLAICPAFLQLILLPICPESPRYLLITKQWEEEARKALRRLRASNQVEEDIEEMRAEERAQQAEASISMMELICSPTLRAPLIIGVVMQLSQQLSGINAVFYYSTSLFVSSGLSEEHAKFATMGIGAIMVVMTVVSIPLMDRTGRRTLHLYGLGGMFIFSIFITISFLIKEFFGYVQEMIDWMSYLSVVSTLGFVVFFAVGPGSIPWMITAELFSQGPRPAAMSIAVLVNWIANFLVGIGFQSLKNALDNYTFLPFSVFLAIFWIFTYKKVPETKNKTFEEILALFRHGNGRASFRDSRLYGSMLNCVNALEQHLPVTEQAGLVIAEEKTQQDSFPNPFERRMYKTTYNPRRHSAYATVPAGSEHSSRAGDVGSRPPPPLPPPRFPNSAV
- the Glut1 gene encoding glucose transporter type 1 isoform X9, which codes for MVSLPPSLQKQVSVMSMNLTAKLDELQRGDRHLETTVALCEIRTQLQELTKSVESCQSEVSEVKRDMVAIKHELDTVQQVKEEIEELRERVDRFEERSQRRKLRLLEQGLTFFLSYAILAAVLGMLQFGYNTGVINAPEQNIEDFMKDSYKARYQKDLSDDSARGLYSIAVSIFALGGMIGGFGGGMVANRFGRKGGLLLNNVLGISGACLMWGTKAANSYEILFFGRFIIGVNCGLNTSLVPMYISEIAPLNLRGGLGTVNQLAVTVGLLLSQVLGIEQILGTNDGWPVLLGLAICPAFLQLILLPICPESPRYLLITKQWEEEARKALRRLRASNQVEEDIEEMRAEERAQQAEASISMMELICSPTLRAPLIIGVVMQLSQQLSGINAVFYYSTSLFVSSGLSEEHAKFATMGIGAIMVVMTVVSIPLMDRTGRRTLHLYGLGGMFIFSIFITISFLIKEFFGYVQEMIDWMSYLSVVSTLGFVVFFAVGPGSIPWMITAELFSQGPRPAAMSIAVLVNWIANFLVGIGFQSLKNALDNYTFLPFSVFLAIFWIFTYKKVPETKNKTFEEILALFRHGNGRASFRDSRLYGSMLNCVNALEQHLPVTEQAGLVIAEEKTQQDSFPNPFERRMYKTTYNPRRHSAYATVPAGSEHSSRAGDVGSRPPPPLPPPRFPNSAV